Proteins encoded by one window of Equus quagga isolate Etosha38 unplaced genomic scaffold, UCLA_HA_Equagga_1.0 HiC_scaffold_490_RagTag, whole genome shotgun sequence:
- the LOC124232350 gene encoding olfactory receptor 2AE1-like has protein sequence FSLPLMVFLIAVSGNTLTNLLICADPPLHTPMYLLLSQLSIMDLRYVFTTVPKMATNYVSGKKSISFAGCVTQHFLYLSVAGAECLLLALMSYDRYVAICHPLHYTVLMNRRVGPMMAVMSWLGSSINSLFHTVSLMHFRFCGPLKSRPFYCEFPAVVKLVRGDITAYETTVWVSSVLLLLLPIFPIYTSCIFILHSVTQMHSAGGKRNAFATWSSHLTVVSLWFGAYIFSYMRPRSKHTPLQGEVGSVFYSIVTPTLNPLMYTLWNKNVAKALRRVLGRDVIT, from the coding sequence ttctccttgcccCTGATGGTCTTCCTGATTGCAGTGAGCGGCAACACCCTCACCAATCTCCTCATCTGTGCAGATCCCCCGCTTCATACACCCATGTACTTGCTGCTCAGCCAGCTCTCCATTATGGATCTGAGGTATGTCTTCACAACCGTCCCCAAGATGGCTACCAACTATGTATCTGGCAAGAAGTCCATCTCCTTTGCCGGCTGTGTGACCCAGCACTTCCTCTATTTGTCTGTGGCTGGTGCGGAGTGTCTCCTCCTAGCGCTCAtgtcctatgaccgctatgttgcCATCTGTCATCCACTGCATTACACTGTTCTCATGAACAGAAGGGTGGGACCGATGATGGCTGTCATGTCATGGTTGGGATCATCCATAAACTCCCTATTTCACACAGTGTCCTTGATGCACTTCCGTTTCTGTGGGCCTCTAAAAAGCCGCCCTTTCTATTGTGAGTTTCCGGCTGTTGTGAAGTTGGTACGTGGAGACATTACTGCTTATGAGACCACTGTGTGGGTCAGCAGtgtcctgctgctcctcctccccatctttcCAATTTATACATCCTGCATCTTCATCCTCCATAGTGTCACTCAGATGCATTCAGCTGGGGGTAAGAGAAATGCCTTTGCCACTTGGAGCTCTCACCTCACTGTGGTTTCCCTCTGGTTTGGTGCCTACATATTCTCATATATGAGGCCCAGGTCCAAGCACACGCCATTGCAAGGCGAAGTTGGTTCTGTGTTCTATAGTATCGTTACTCCCACACTGAATCCTTTAATGTATACTCTCTGGAATAAGAATGTAGCGAAGGCTCTGAGGAGAGTGCTGGGGAGAGATGTTATCACTTAA